The Streptomyces sp. Alt3 genome has a segment encoding these proteins:
- a CDS encoding glycoside hydrolase family 26 protein, whose product MALVSVAALLAGLLAWHGTPSSGGDDGTTPSAGSLPSDAASGPVTGGRCAPTATLVPPCGAWWGAYVPHAGNGSLKDAVYAFEKKIGRKLDLLYTYHDMSNTELDGQLLTPDEQVLGRDRMLMLAWESTVWREPHHANWTEDQLGWAKVASGAYDREIIDPQARRLKAYGKRVFLSFDQETDARVGDAGTPEEYIAAYRHLHDRFEELGVDNVVWVWTVSGYLANGGLFERLYPGDDYVDWIGMDQYNYFTCHDTTDWKDFDRSQRPAYEWLRTHISAAKPLMFAEFSTVPDPADEDRQREWYEEIPEVVRTMPGAKALVHWNRAVPGKGCDLTVDEGPGLEGYRTAGQDDWFRQPVPGR is encoded by the coding sequence ATCGCCCTGGTCTCCGTCGCCGCACTGCTGGCCGGGCTCCTCGCCTGGCACGGCACGCCGTCCTCGGGTGGGGACGACGGCACGACGCCCTCCGCCGGCTCCCTCCCCTCCGACGCCGCCTCCGGCCCGGTGACCGGAGGGAGGTGCGCCCCCACCGCCACGCTCGTGCCACCGTGCGGGGCCTGGTGGGGGGCCTACGTGCCGCACGCCGGGAACGGCTCGCTCAAGGACGCGGTGTACGCGTTCGAGAAGAAGATCGGCCGGAAACTCGACCTCCTGTACACGTACCACGACATGTCGAACACCGAGCTCGACGGTCAGCTGCTGACCCCCGACGAGCAGGTCCTCGGCCGGGACCGGATGCTGATGCTGGCCTGGGAGTCCACGGTGTGGCGCGAGCCCCACCACGCCAACTGGACCGAGGACCAGCTCGGCTGGGCGAAGGTCGCGTCGGGGGCGTACGACCGCGAGATCATCGACCCCCAGGCACGGCGCCTCAAGGCGTACGGGAAGCGGGTGTTCCTCTCCTTCGACCAGGAGACCGACGCCCGGGTCGGTGACGCGGGCACGCCCGAGGAGTACATCGCCGCCTACCGTCACCTCCACGACCGCTTCGAGGAGCTCGGTGTGGACAACGTGGTGTGGGTGTGGACGGTCTCCGGCTACCTCGCGAACGGCGGGCTCTTCGAGCGGCTCTACCCGGGGGACGACTACGTCGACTGGATCGGCATGGACCAGTACAACTACTTCACCTGCCACGACACCACGGACTGGAAGGACTTCGACCGCAGTCAACGGCCGGCGTACGAGTGGCTGCGCACCCACATCAGTGCCGCGAAGCCCCTGATGTTCGCGGAGTTCTCCACGGTGCCCGATCCGGCGGACGAGGACCGCCAGCGCGAGTGGTACGAGGAGATCCCGGAGGTGGTCCGTACGATGCCCGGGGCCAAGGCGCTGGTGCACTGGAACCGGGCGGTCCCCGGGAAGGGCTGCGACCTCACGGTCGACGAGGGGCCGGGCCTCGAGGGGTACCGCACGGCGGGCCAGGACGACTGGTTCAGGCAGCCGGTGCCCGGCCGCTGA
- a CDS encoding lipopolysaccharide biosynthesis protein has product MADTARARPQETAAVPPPVPESGASGDSMFRNAYALMLSTGVSAALGLGFWLVAARYYTEEAVGQGSAAIAAMRLLASVTATTMIGAVVRYVPRAGRATASLVARTYLVSSFVVTLACVLFLLTLDLWGDSYAPLGTLSAGLVFTGSCVAWAVLTLQDGVLTGLRKAVWVPVGNAVFSVGKLLLLAAFATALPVLGVFVSWAAAIALSVLPLGWLVFRRLIPRQAGADRDREPPRPREIGRFLAGDSVGALFSLAMINLLPVMVAVRFDAAHNGFFYIAYTVGGTMEFMAINMASSLTAHASHSPGRLAEGVRGALRRMAVLLVPVVLVLVLLAPQILSPFGADYAEHGTLVLRLLAAAALPRVVVELHIGVLRVQGRTGALAVLQGTMCVLVLGSAALLLGPAGIAGAGWAVLVAMSAVATVSALGLRSALTGRPPWGLRRAGRDREEFGTSWARLAAEQTSGTGPRGASDRGAALLWGLLGLAAVLFWVTLSRAAPDGRTRLTGTQLVDALPPATVAAGALLVVVHCAAVALRRPRPVLLGATLLVTATALHSAPLFLGVRPAAASGEWHGALAGLLAGAASSDDVLRALPFALQLLCLASAAVLLRAVGVHWRVTAASLWVLAVAGWVAQDALAVAGLPVLCGLSAAAAVAYGVRGRVSGRAPAA; this is encoded by the coding sequence GTGGCTGACACGGCGAGAGCACGCCCGCAGGAGACCGCAGCGGTGCCCCCGCCCGTTCCGGAGAGCGGTGCGAGCGGCGACTCCATGTTCCGCAACGCCTACGCCCTCATGCTCTCCACCGGCGTCTCCGCCGCCCTCGGCCTCGGGTTCTGGCTGGTCGCCGCGCGCTACTACACCGAGGAGGCCGTCGGGCAGGGATCCGCCGCCATCGCCGCGATGCGGCTCCTCGCCTCGGTCACCGCCACCACGATGATCGGCGCCGTCGTCCGCTACGTCCCCCGCGCCGGACGTGCGACCGCGTCCCTGGTCGCCCGCACCTATCTGGTCAGTTCCTTCGTCGTCACCCTGGCCTGTGTGCTCTTCCTGCTCACCCTGGACCTGTGGGGCGACTCGTACGCCCCGCTCGGCACCCTGTCCGCGGGGCTCGTCTTCACCGGCTCCTGCGTCGCCTGGGCGGTCCTCACGCTCCAGGACGGGGTGCTGACCGGGCTGCGCAAGGCCGTGTGGGTGCCCGTCGGCAACGCGGTGTTCTCCGTCGGCAAGCTGCTGCTCCTCGCCGCATTCGCGACCGCCCTGCCCGTCCTCGGCGTCTTCGTGTCCTGGGCCGCGGCCATCGCCCTGTCCGTACTGCCCCTCGGCTGGCTGGTCTTCCGCAGGCTGATCCCACGTCAGGCAGGGGCCGACCGGGACCGCGAACCGCCCCGGCCGCGCGAGATCGGCAGGTTCCTGGCCGGCGACTCGGTCGGCGCGCTCTTCAGCCTGGCGATGATCAACCTGCTGCCGGTGATGGTCGCCGTACGCTTCGACGCAGCGCACAACGGCTTCTTCTACATCGCCTACACCGTCGGCGGCACCATGGAGTTCATGGCCATCAACATGGCCTCCTCCCTCACCGCCCACGCCTCGCACAGCCCCGGCCGGCTGGCAGAAGGCGTACGCGGGGCGCTGCGCCGCATGGCCGTCCTGCTGGTCCCCGTCGTACTCGTGCTGGTCCTCCTCGCCCCGCAGATCCTCAGCCCCTTCGGCGCCGACTACGCGGAGCACGGCACCCTGGTCCTGCGGCTGCTGGCGGCCGCCGCCCTGCCCCGGGTGGTCGTGGAGCTGCACATCGGTGTGCTGCGGGTGCAGGGCCGCACCGGTGCGCTGGCCGTCCTCCAGGGCACGATGTGCGTCCTCGTGCTGGGCAGCGCGGCCCTGCTGCTCGGACCCGCGGGAATCGCCGGAGCCGGCTGGGCGGTACTCGTCGCCATGAGCGCGGTCGCGACGGTGTCCGCACTGGGACTGCGCTCGGCCCTCACCGGGCGGCCGCCGTGGGGCCTTCGGCGTGCGGGGCGGGATCGCGAGGAGTTCGGGACGAGCTGGGCCCGCCTCGCGGCGGAGCAGACCTCCGGCACCGGCCCGCGGGGCGCCTCCGACAGGGGTGCGGCTCTGCTGTGGGGGCTGCTGGGGCTCGCGGCCGTGCTGTTCTGGGTGACGCTGTCCCGTGCGGCGCCCGACGGGCGCACACGGCTGACCGGCACGCAGCTGGTCGACGCCCTGCCGCCCGCCACCGTGGCCGCCGGGGCCCTGCTGGTCGTCGTCCACTGCGCCGCCGTCGCCCTGCGCCGCCCGAGGCCCGTGCTGCTGGGCGCGACCCTGCTGGTGACCGCGACCGCCCTGCACTCCGCCCCGCTGTTCCTCGGCGTCCGTCCGGCCGCCGCGTCGGGGGAGTGGCACGGTGCCCTGGCCGGACTCCTCGCCGGGGCAGCCTCCTCGGACGACGTGCTCCGCGCCCTGCCGTTCGCGCTCCAGCTGCTCTGTCTGGCGTCGGCCGCGGTCCTGCTGCGGGCCGTCGGGGTCCACTGGCGGGTCACGGCGGCCTCGTTGTGGGTGCTCGCGGTCGCCGGATGGGTCGCGCAGGACGCCCTCGCCGTGGCCGGACTGCCCGTCCTGTGCGGGCTGTCCGCGGCCGCGGCGGTGGCGTACGGCGTCCGGGGGAGGGTCAGCGGCCGGGCACCGGCTGCCTGA
- a CDS encoding DegT/DnrJ/EryC1/StrS family aminotransferase has protein sequence MAHGESGPGDRAVAGALEAAMGTRLGRECLYVPSCRLGLYVALRHWCEPGGKILMSPVNDDVILFVVLASGLRPVQAPLSATDGSIDVDAVPESVWKGLRAVLTTNLYGNPDQARRLRGRCDRLGIPLIEDAAHAIGSVTDGAPVGSFGDAAVFSLSKHVGAKAGGFLAVADPALRAPLERARDTLLDPVRLTAELAYAVRPYAESAVRGLRLAPAAWWALRLLGLQERQEIRMPLRPGELRQALDAAPSLTALHSWVRVDMHDYRIAPGRLRLRRIQHLLARLDGRLSAHRAGTERLLATRWAPPVHPGSPVQPLFRVPLLVADRETAVAALARRRITVGYLYDPPLDAYAGERFTDPSPSPAGAVRFARHALPVDPLRAGPVIDVLTSAGIRPLGELPGG, from the coding sequence ATGGCTCATGGGGAGAGCGGTCCGGGAGACCGTGCCGTCGCGGGAGCGCTGGAAGCGGCGATGGGCACCCGGCTCGGCCGGGAGTGCCTGTACGTCCCGTCATGCAGGCTCGGCCTCTACGTGGCGCTGCGCCACTGGTGCGAACCCGGCGGAAAGATCCTGATGTCCCCGGTCAACGACGACGTCATCCTGTTCGTCGTCCTCGCCTCCGGCCTGCGCCCCGTCCAGGCCCCGCTGTCGGCCACCGACGGGTCGATCGACGTGGACGCGGTGCCCGAATCCGTATGGAAGGGCCTCCGCGCCGTCCTCACCACCAACCTGTACGGAAACCCCGACCAGGCCCGGCGGCTGCGCGGGCGCTGCGACCGGCTGGGCATCCCGCTGATCGAGGACGCGGCACACGCCATCGGCAGCGTCACCGACGGCGCTCCCGTCGGCTCGTTCGGGGACGCCGCCGTCTTCAGCCTCTCCAAACACGTCGGCGCGAAGGCCGGCGGCTTCCTCGCCGTCGCCGACCCGGCCCTGCGCGCACCGCTGGAGCGGGCCCGGGACACCCTGCTCGACCCGGTCCGCCTCACCGCCGAACTCGCCTACGCCGTACGCCCGTACGCGGAGTCGGCCGTCCGCGGGCTGCGGCTCGCCCCGGCGGCCTGGTGGGCCCTGCGGCTCCTCGGACTCCAGGAACGGCAGGAGATCCGGATGCCGTTGCGGCCCGGCGAACTGCGGCAGGCCCTGGACGCCGCACCCTCGCTGACCGCCCTCCACTCCTGGGTCCGCGTCGACATGCACGACTACCGCATCGCTCCCGGCCGATTACGGCTGCGCCGCATCCAGCACCTGCTGGCCCGCCTCGACGGACGGCTCTCCGCCCACCGGGCGGGCACCGAGCGCCTCCTCGCGACCCGCTGGGCGCCCCCCGTCCATCCGGGCTCGCCCGTACAGCCGCTGTTCCGGGTGCCGTTACTGGTCGCCGACCGGGAGACCGCCGTCGCCGCGCTCGCCCGTCGCCGCATCACCGTCGGCTACCTCTACGACCCACCGCTCGACGCCTACGCGGGCGAACGGTTCACCGACCCCTCGCCCTCCCCCGCCGGAGCGGTCCGGTTCGCACGCCACGCCCTGCCCGTCGACCCGCTGCGGGCCGGTCCCGTCATCGACGTACTCACCTCGGCCGGCATCCGCCCTCTGGGGGAGCTGCCCGGTGGCTGA
- a CDS encoding RNA polymerase sigma factor SigF: protein MSPRLDVSRTHIATSACPQGPTDSDSAAASAVPGPRTSTRTTAPAADDHFTVEEFEGIESLPEIPHYAEIGALDARALSKTLFARLEALEEGTHEYAYVRNTLVELNLALVKFAASRFRTRSEPMEDIVQVGTIGLIKAIDRFELSRGVEFPTFAMPTIVGEIKRFFRDTSWSVRVPRRLQELRLDLAKAGDELSQQLDRAPTVMELADRLGLSRDEVVEGMAASNAYTASSLDAKPDDHGDGNEGALADRLGYEDHGLEGIEYIESLKPLIASLPLRDRTILSMRFVSNMTQSEIGEELGISQMHVSRLLSRTLVKLRKGLTVEE from the coding sequence ATGTCACCCCGGCTCGACGTATCGCGTACCCACATCGCGACGTCGGCATGTCCTCAGGGACCGACCGATTCCGACTCCGCTGCCGCGAGCGCCGTACCCGGCCCGCGCACCAGCACCCGCACCACCGCCCCGGCCGCCGACGACCACTTCACGGTCGAGGAGTTCGAGGGCATCGAAAGCCTTCCCGAGATCCCGCACTACGCCGAGATCGGCGCGCTGGACGCCAGGGCCCTGTCGAAGACGCTCTTCGCGCGGCTCGAAGCCCTCGAGGAGGGCACCCACGAGTACGCGTACGTCCGCAACACCCTCGTCGAGCTGAACCTGGCCCTCGTCAAGTTCGCCGCCTCCCGGTTCCGCACCCGCAGCGAGCCCATGGAGGACATCGTCCAGGTCGGCACCATCGGCCTGATCAAGGCGATCGACCGCTTCGAGCTCAGCCGGGGCGTGGAGTTCCCGACGTTCGCGATGCCCACCATCGTCGGCGAGATCAAGCGCTTCTTCCGTGACACCAGCTGGTCCGTGCGCGTCCCGCGCCGGCTCCAGGAGCTGCGTCTGGACCTGGCCAAGGCGGGCGACGAGCTGTCCCAGCAGCTGGACCGCGCCCCCACCGTCATGGAACTCGCCGACCGCCTCGGCCTCAGCAGGGACGAGGTCGTCGAGGGCATGGCCGCGAGCAACGCGTACACCGCGAGCTCGCTGGACGCCAAGCCCGACGACCACGGCGACGGCAACGAGGGCGCCCTCGCGGACCGCCTCGGCTACGAGGACCACGGGCTCGAAGGCATCGAGTACATCGAGTCCCTCAAGCCGCTCATCGCCTCGCTGCCCCTGCGCGACCGCACGATCCTCTCCATGCGGTTCGTCTCCAACATGACGCAGTCCGAGATCGGCGAGGAGCTCGGCATCTCCCAGATGCACGTGTCCCGGCTGCTCTCCCGGACCCTGGTCAAGCTCAGGAAGGGCCTGACCGTCGAGGAGTGA
- a CDS encoding STAS domain-containing protein produces MDRGTVGSANRGRLQVDVRTEGRSEVVTPAGELDHHTADLLREPLEYAVEHGRTRLVVDCSRLDFCDSTGLNVLLGARLKAEAAGGAVHLAGMQPVVARVFEITGAEAVFTVHASLEDALSS; encoded by the coding sequence ATGGACCGCGGGACGGTCGGCAGCGCGAACCGGGGTCGGCTTCAGGTCGACGTCCGGACCGAGGGCCGAAGCGAAGTCGTGACACCGGCGGGTGAGCTCGATCACCACACCGCCGATCTGCTGCGCGAACCTCTGGAGTACGCCGTCGAGCACGGGCGTACCCGGCTGGTGGTGGACTGCTCGCGGCTCGACTTCTGCGACTCGACCGGGCTCAACGTGCTGCTCGGTGCCCGCCTGAAGGCCGAGGCGGCCGGAGGAGCGGTTCACCTGGCCGGAATGCAGCCCGTGGTGGCTCGCGTCTTCGAGATCACGGGGGCGGAGGCGGTCTTCACCGTCCACGCCTCGCTCGAAGACGCTCTGAGCAGCTGA
- a CDS encoding ATP-binding protein — MSTTRQHPPGGLGREPDGTGSASAVPSDRQWRALSLRDASGIVPMARDFARSALHDWGWLPASSADRRAAAEDVLLVVSELVTNACLHAEGPEELRIGRSSKSLRVEVVDGGAGQPAPRTPHRAGRPGGHGMFIVQRLCLDWGVSRTPDQPGKTVWAELAAPA; from the coding sequence ATGAGCACCACCCGGCAGCATCCGCCGGGCGGCCTCGGCCGCGAGCCGGACGGCACGGGCTCCGCCTCTGCCGTACCGTCCGACCGGCAGTGGCGCGCGCTCTCGCTGAGAGACGCCAGCGGCATCGTGCCGATGGCCCGCGACTTCGCCCGGTCCGCGCTCCACGACTGGGGCTGGCTGCCCGCGTCGAGCGCCGACAGGCGGGCGGCCGCCGAGGACGTCCTGCTGGTCGTCTCCGAGCTCGTCACGAACGCCTGCCTGCACGCGGAGGGCCCCGAGGAACTCCGTATCGGCCGCTCCTCCAAGAGCCTGCGGGTCGAGGTCGTCGACGGCGGCGCGGGCCAGCCGGCGCCCCGCACCCCGCACCGCGCGGGGCGGCCCGGCGGGCACGGCATGTTCATCGTGCAGCGGCTCTGCCTCGACTGGGGCGTCTCACGCACACCGGACCAGCCCGGCAAGACGGTCTGGGCGGAGCTCGCGGCACCGGCGTAA